A single region of the Ctenopharyngodon idella isolate HZGC_01 chromosome 21, HZGC01, whole genome shotgun sequence genome encodes:
- the LOC127503767 gene encoding urokinase plasminogen activator surface receptor-like, which translates to MDLQISVFLLFILFTAGHSLSCYQCALDFCTQTTCSSGFTSCYSATYSYNATVGKIRGCVPASSCVNGFINLGYIKASTSCCNTDLCNTQNAPEPSNTPNGKKCYYCDGLTTQNCTNVLSCSVNEDRCFKETAVNQTGVIKGCASKSYCDGAAAVVNTSLVSVSCCDGNLCNGAQSVSQSFLFLCCSLLSYFLLH; encoded by the exons ATGGATCTGCAAATCTCAgtttttcttctgtttattcTGTTCACTGCGG gaCACTCTCTCAGCTGTTATCAGTGTGCGCTGGACTTTTGTACACAGACAACATGCTCCAGTGGATTTACCAGCTGCTACAGTGCAACATATTCTT ACAATGCTACTGTGGGGAAGATTAGAGGTTGTGTTCCAGCAAGTAGCTGTGTAAATGGGTTCATCAACCTCGGCTATATAAAGGCCTCTACTTCCTGCTGTAACACAGACCTGTGTAACACCCAAAATGCTCCAG aGCCCTCTAACACCCCAAATGGAAAGAAATGTTACTATTGTGATGGATTAACAACACAGAACTGCACAAATGTATTGAGCTGTTCAGTGAATGAAGACCGCTGCTTTAAAG AGACTGCTGTAAATCAGACAGGGGTTATAAAGGGCTGTGCCTCCAAATCTTATTGTGATGGCGCAGCAGCAGTTGTTAACACTAGCCTTGTGAGCGTCTCATGTTGTGATGGGAACCTGTGTAACGGTGCTCAGAGTGTCTCCCAGAGCTTCCTGTTCCTCTGCTGTTCTCTGCTCTCCTACTTCCTGCTGCACTGA